From the genome of Salmonella enterica subsp. houtenae serovar Houten:
GTCGGGAACTGTGGCAGGAAATATTCACCCAGACGCACCGTTACGTTGCAGCGTTTGGCAATCTCCACCGTATTTTCCAGCGCCTCCGGAATATCGGAGAACAGCTCGCACATCTCATCGATGCTGCGCATATATTGCTGCGGCGAGTAATTGCGCGGACGCTTAGGATCGTCAAGCGTAAAACCGTCGTGGATCGCGACACGAATTTCATGGGCGTCAAAATCATCGCTTTCAAGAAAACGGACATCGTTTGTCGCGACAACCGGCAAACCGCGTGCTTCAGCCAGTTCGACCGCCGCATGGAGATACGTCTCTTCGTCCTGTCTGCCGGTACGGATCAGTTCCAGAAAATAGCGATCGGGAAAATGCGTTTCATAGAAAGCAACGCACTCCTCCACCAGAGCCAGGTTGCCGCGTAACAGACAGCGGCCTACGTCGCCCATGCGCCCGCCGGAAAGCAGGATCAAACCGTCTTTAAGCGCTACCAACCAGTCGCGCTCGATAATCGGGCCTGCCGCGCCGTAGCCGCGCTGATACGCTTTCGAGATCAGTAACGTCAGGTTCTGGTATCCCGTATTATTCGCCGCCAGTACCGTCAGATGAGTCAGCTCATCTCCCAGCAGTTCGTTGTGAACGTTAAAGTCCGCCCCGACGATGGGTTTAATGCCCGCGCCATGACCCGCTCCGTAGAACTTCACCAGACCGCAGAGGTTGGTAAAATCGGTGATCGCCAGCGCAGGCATACCTAATGAGGCCGCCTTTTTCACCAGCGGCCCGGTCTTCGCCAGCCCATCGATCATAGAGTAGTCGCTGTGCACCCGCAGGTGGACGAAACGTGGTTCAGACATCTTCAGATTTCTCGATACAAGAATCAGGACACAAGTCCCAGAGCGCGTTTAACAGGCGCAAAACTGCGTCGGTGGTGCGCCGTCGCGCCATACTGTGCCAACTTTTCCAGATGAAAAGCGGTTGGATAGCCTTTATGCTGCGCAAAGCCATACTGAGGAAAAACGATATCCAGCGCCGCCATTTCGGCGTCGCGGGTGACTTTCGCCAGAATAGACGCCGCGCTAATCTCCGCCACGCGGCTGTCGCCTTTCACCACGGCCATTGCCGGCACAGGCAGATCCGGACAGCGATTGCCGTCGATCAGCACATACTCTGGCGCAATATGCAAACCAGCGACAGCGCGCTGCATGGCGAGCATTGTGGCGTGCAAAATATTCAGCTCATCAATTTCATGCGCTTCCGCACGCCCCAGACTCCAGCTTAACGCCTTTTCTTTAATCTCGTCATACAATGCCAGACGACGCTTTTCAGACAATTTTTTGGAATCATTCAGACCGACGATCGGGCGAGTCGGATCGAGGATCACGGCGGCGGTCACTACTGCGCCCACCAGCGGGCCACGGCCCACTTCATCCACACCCGCCACTAAATGGGTGTGTGGATAAACAAATTCGATCATTGTGCTAACTCCAGGACGGCATCTGCCGCCTGCTCATCGGCATTACAGCGGATCTGCTGATGCAGTTCACGGAAGGTGTCGTGCATCGCATGACTGGTTTTACCGTTCGCCAGTAACGGCAACAGCGCGTCGGCGAGTTTTTGCGGTTCGCACTCTTCCTGCAACAGCTCTTTGACTAATTCTCTTCCCGCCAGCAGGTTAGGCAAAGAAACATACTCAGTTTTCACCAGACGTTTCGCCAGCCAGAAAGTGAAGGGCTTCATACGATATCCCACTACCATCGGGCATTTTGCCAGCATACACTCCAGCGCCGCCGTACCCGAGGCCAGCAGAGCCGCATCGCTGGCAACCATCGCTTCACGCCCCATCCCGTCCAGCAAATGAACGGCG
Proteins encoded in this window:
- the rnhB gene encoding ribonuclease HII translates to MIEFVYPHTHLVAGVDEVGRGPLVGAVVTAAVILDPTRPIVGLNDSKKLSEKRRLALYDEIKEKALSWSLGRAEAHEIDELNILHATMLAMQRAVAGLHIAPEYVLIDGNRCPDLPVPAMAVVKGDSRVAEISAASILAKVTRDAEMAALDIVFPQYGFAQHKGYPTAFHLEKLAQYGATAHHRRSFAPVKRALGLVS